CTGCTCGATACCCCGTTGCCGCACGCGGTCGATCAGATCGTCTTCGATGCAGCCGCCCGACACCGAGCCCACCACGAGCCCATCGTCGCGCACTGCGAGCATTGCGCCCTCGGGACGCGGCGACGAGCCCCATGTCTTCACCACCGTTACCAGTAGCGCGCGATGTCCCTCTTCCAGCCAACGTGCGCTGGACTTCAGGACTTCGAGATCCACGCTGTCCATGATTTCTTCCTTTTCGTTGCGTCGCCGCCGGATTCACCGTCCGCAGCGTCAGTCGATGCTGTATTGTGCGGCACCGTTTGATCGGCTGCATTTTCCTTGGCGTCCGGGGCCGCCGCGCCATCACCGTTACCGTCACCCGAGCCGCCCAGCCGGGCGCCGAAGCGCTTGAAGAATTCGCCTGCGATTTTACGCGCCGCGCCGTCAACGAGCCGCGAGCCGATCTGCGCGAGCTTGCCGCCGACCTGCGCATGCGCCGTATAGCTGAGCTTCGTGGCGGCCTCGCCATCGGCTTCGAGCGAAACGTGCGCGTTGCCCTTGGCGAACCCTGCCGCGCCGCCCTGGCCTTCGAACACGATGCTGTACGAGTTGGGCGCCTCGATGTCGATGAGTTGCATGCGTCCCTTGAAACGCGCCTTGACCGGGCCGACCGCGGCGCTCAGTGCCACCAGATAGGCGTTCTCGCCGTCCGGATCGATGCTTTCGCAGCCGGGAATGCAGGCGCGCAGCATTTCCGTGTCGTTCAGCGCGTCCCACGCGGTTTGCTGCGAAACGGGTAGCACATGGGTTTCGGTCAATTCCATGAAGTCGCTCCTACGGCCCTCGCGCCGACGCTGCGAAGAGGCGCGCGCGTGAGTTGCGCGAGGTCGCGGCCGAACGCCGTCAGGCTGTCCAGATTATGAACCGGCCGATGCGCATCGACATACGGCAGGATGGCCTGCACGCCGCGCGCCTTCGGAGAAAAACCGCTGAAACGCAGCAGCGGATTGAGCCACACGATACGGTGAGCGAAGCGGTGCAGACGAGCCATCTCGGCGTCGAGCACGTCGATCGCTTCGTGATCGAGGCCATCAGTGACGAGCAGCACCGTGGCACGTCCGGTGAGCACCCGCCGTGCCCAGCGGCGGTTGAATTCGGCGAGCGCCGCGCCGATCCGCGTGCCGCCGGACCAGTCGACCACCTGCTCGGTGAGCGTCGCAATCGCCACGTCGGGATCGCGCTCGCGCAGCGCGCGTGTCGCGTTGGTGAGGCGCGTGCCGAACAGAAACACCTGCAGGCGTTCGCGCGACTGCAGCAGCGCATGGCAGAAATACAGCACCGCGCGCGAATAGCTGCTCATCGAGCCGGAAATGTCGAGCAGCAGCACGAGCGGCGGTTTGCGTTCGACCACCGCGCGATACTTCCACACTGTCCAGTCGCCGCCCGCACGCACGGCGTGGCGGGCACTCGCGCGCAGGTCCGCATGCGTGCCGTGGGAAGCGGCTTTCAGGCGGCGCGTCGGCTCGGTTGCGAGCGGCAGACGCTGGCCGCGAATCAGATGACGCAAGGTGCGCCACTCATCGGCGGAAAGGGTATCGAAATCGCGATGACGCAGGCGTTCTTCCGCGCTGAAGGTGACGTGCGCATGCAGTTCGTGCTGCTCGGTTTCCTGCGGCGCCCTGTTATGCGCTGACCGCGGCGCGCGCACGGCCAGCGCGTCGGCGAGACGGTTGTTGCGTTTGGGCGGCGGCAGGCCGTCGCGAACCTTCGGTAGAAGCAGCGCGCGCAGCTTGCCTTCCCAATTGGGATCGCGCCAGAACAGGTCGAATGCGGCGTTGAACAGATCGCGCTCGTTGGGCGCTGAAACCAGCGACGCCGCGAGCGCGGCGCGCACGTCGTCGCGGCGGCCCAGATCGATCCAGTGCAGCGCGGCGAGCGCATCGACGGCTTGCGCGGGCGACATCGGCAAGCCGGCGCCGCGCAGCAGGCGGACAAAATGGATCACGTTGCGGGCGAGCGTTGGCGTGCCGTCGAGCGAGGTGGCTGCGGTTTTGCCCGATGAGGACGACGCCACGACTCGTTGGCCAGGCTGACCAATGTGTGAGCGGTCGCCAGGAGTGTCGCTATTGCCGGCGTCGAGCCGTGAGCTCTGGCCCGAGGCGCCGTCGTTGCCGGCGTGAATGGAGTTCGTCATGCTGGCTATCCAGGCGCCGCAAGACAGTGCGCGATCTGCGCGGCGTCGACACGCGCCAGATCGTCCTGATATTTGAGCAGCACGCCGAGCGTGTTGTGCACGGATTGCGGGTCGAGCTCCGTCACCGACAAGGCTTCCAGCGCGCGGCACCAGTCGATCGTTTCGGCAATGCCGGGCGCCTTGAACAGATCCATGCCGCGCAGCCGGTGGACGAAATCCACCGCGCGCCGCTGCAATTCCGCCGACGTTTGCGGCGCGCGAGCGGCAACGATCTCCAGCTCGCGATCACGTTCCGGATAGCCAATCCATTGATACAGGCAACGGCGCTTCAACGCGTCGTGCACTTCGCGCGTGCGGTTCGAAGTCATCACGACGAGCGGCGGTTGCTCCGCGCGGACCGTGCCATATTCGGGAATCGATACCTGGAAGTCCGAAAGCAGTTCCAGCAGAAAGGCTTCGAACGGTTCGTCGGCGCGATCTATCTCGTCGATCAGCAACACGCGCCGTGCGCCGGGATGATTTTCATCCGGCATCAGCGCTTGCAGCAGCGGGCGCTTCAGCAGGAATTCGCCGCGATACAAGGTGTCGTTGTCGGGATGCTCGCCGGCGGCTTCGGCAAGACGCAGCGCCATGATCTGGCGCGGATAGTCCCATTCGTAGAGCGCGCTCGCCGTGTCGAGGCCTTCGTAACATTGCAGCCG
This genomic stretch from Paraburkholderia dioscoreae harbors:
- a CDS encoding CoxG family protein, translating into MELTETHVLPVSQQTAWDALNDTEMLRACIPGCESIDPDGENAYLVALSAAVGPVKARFKGRMQLIDIEAPNSYSIVFEGQGGAAGFAKGNAHVSLEADGEAATKLSYTAHAQVGGKLAQIGSRLVDGAARKIAGEFFKRFGARLGGSGDGNGDGAAAPDAKENAADQTVPHNTASTDAADGESGGDATKRKKSWTAWISKS
- a CDS encoding AAA family ATPase yields the protein MQPASIDDTLAQLAAQRYFASRELATALYLALRMERPLFVEGEPGVGKTELAKAAAGMLGTSMLRLQCYEGLDTASALYEWDYPRQIMALRLAEAAGEHPDNDTLYRGEFLLKRPLLQALMPDENHPGARRVLLIDEIDRADEPFEAFLLELLSDFQVSIPEYGTVRAEQPPLVVMTSNRTREVHDALKRRCLYQWIGYPERDRELEIVAARAPQTSAELQRRAVDFVHRLRGMDLFKAPGIAETIDWCRALEALSVTELDPQSVHNTLGVLLKYQDDLARVDAAQIAHCLAAPG
- a CDS encoding vWA domain-containing protein: MTNSIHAGNDGASGQSSRLDAGNSDTPGDRSHIGQPGQRVVASSSSGKTAATSLDGTPTLARNVIHFVRLLRGAGLPMSPAQAVDALAALHWIDLGRRDDVRAALAASLVSAPNERDLFNAAFDLFWRDPNWEGKLRALLLPKVRDGLPPPKRNNRLADALAVRAPRSAHNRAPQETEQHELHAHVTFSAEERLRHRDFDTLSADEWRTLRHLIRGQRLPLATEPTRRLKAASHGTHADLRASARHAVRAGGDWTVWKYRAVVERKPPLVLLLDISGSMSSYSRAVLYFCHALLQSRERLQVFLFGTRLTNATRALRERDPDVAIATLTEQVVDWSGGTRIGAALAEFNRRWARRVLTGRATVLLVTDGLDHEAIDVLDAEMARLHRFAHRIVWLNPLLRFSGFSPKARGVQAILPYVDAHRPVHNLDSLTAFGRDLAQLTRAPLRSVGARAVGATSWN